The following are from one region of the Nicotiana tabacum cultivar K326 chromosome 3, ASM71507v2, whole genome shotgun sequence genome:
- the LOC107772373 gene encoding loganic acid O-methyltransferase-like isoform X2, with translation MNELIQQQLDVGLNPHFDHCNPFRIADFGCSTGRNTYLAAQNIIEAVEQKYKSNEEDPQVPEFLVFFNDLVQNDFNTLFNYIHSNKPNYFGAGVPGSFHGRVFPKAFLHIAHSSMALLYLSRIPEEVKDRNSAAWNKGRIHYSCSGAAKEVEAAYSTQFRKDIEAFLDARAEELIPGGLMVIITLGILDGVLPSECSMGVNFSILGSCLEDMAKMGIISEEKLDSFNLPYYYTSHMELETLIKAHGCFDIARFEKLPTPFRQVVHDIQTVVLSIRAVTEGLFEEHFGKDVIEELFQRYAEKVGSHPVLYDDKYRTEASYFVFLKRKTDTSKPGT, from the exons ATGAATGAGTTGATTCAGCAGCAACTTGATGTGGGATTAAACCCTCATTTTGATCATTGTAACCCATTTCGCATAGCAGATTTTGGGTGTTCTACTGGACGAAACACCTATCTTGCAGCTCAGAATATCATTGAAGCAGTGGAACAAAAGTATAAATCTAATGAAGAAGATCCTCAAGTACCAGAATTCCTTGTGTTCTTTAATGATTTAGTCCAAAACGATTTCAACACTCTCTTCAATTACATCCATAGCAACAAACCTAACTACTTCGGTGCTGGAGTCCCAG GTTCTTTCCATGGACGAGTATTTCCAAAGGCGTTCCTACATATTGCCCACAGTTCCATGGCGCTTCTATACTTGTCAAGAATTCCCGAGGAAGTCAAGGACAGAAACTCAGCAGCGTGGAACAAGGGGAGAATTCATTACAGTTGTAGTGGAGCAGCAAAAGAAGTAGAGGCGGCATATTCAACTCAGTTCAGAAAAGATATAGAAGCATTTTTGGATGCAAGAGCAGAAGAGCTGATTCCAGGAGGATTAATGGTGATTATAACTCTTGGAATTCTTGATGGGGTGCTTCCTTCTGAGTGTTCCATGGGAGTCAATTTCAGCATTCTTGGATCTTGCCTAGAGGATATGGCCAAAATG GGCATCATATCAGAGGAAAAGTTGGATTCGTTCAACCTCCCATACTATTACACATCACATATGGAACTGGAAACACTGATAAAGGCACATGGATGCTTTGACATCGCAAGGTTTGAGAAGCTACCAACTCCCTTCAGACAAGTAGTACACGATATCCAGACTGTAGTCTTATCTATACGAGCGGTAACAGAGGGACTATTTGAGGAACACTTTGGGAAAGACGTCATTGAGGAATTGTTTCAACGTTATGCTGAAAAAGTTGGTTCGCATCCGGTTTTGTACGATGATAAATATCGAACAGAGGCCAGCTACTTTGTGTTTCTCAAGCGCAAAACCGATACATCCAAACCAGGAACCTAG
- the LOC107772374 gene encoding uncharacterized protein LOC107772374 isoform X4 encodes MASEMNEVMSALHKISTEMSSFTARQEQLEAAQEQSSKQQKESLNELREVLNEVIHEGKRPERDKKASQDEAARVVGSGGNNSSVDFSIIFSFEVLFWTL; translated from the exons ATGGCGAGTGAGATGAACGAGGTTATGAGCGCATTACACAAGATCTCTACTGAAATGTCCAGTTTTACAGCTCGACAAGAGCAACTGGAAGCTGCTCAAGAGCAGAGTAGCAAACAACAAAAGGAATCCTTGAATGAGCTGAGAGAGGTTCTCAATGAGGTCATCCATGAAGGTAAACGACCTGAGAGGGACAAGAAGGCATCGCAGGATGAGG CAGCTAGAGTGGTCGGCAGCGGCGGCAACAACTCCTCAGTCGACTTCTCCATCATTTTTtccttcgag GTACTCTTTTGGACCCTATGA
- the LOC107772372 gene encoding ATP synthase subunit beta, mitochondrial-like gives MASRRFLSSMLRSSIRHSSTKPSLTTHIHRPSPAGHLLHRAVNYATSAAAKATPAPQKKTPPPKIKETGGKITDEYTGAGAIGSVCQVIGAVVDVRFDEGLPPILTALEVMDNDIRLVLEVAQHLGENMVRTIAMDGTEGLVRGQRVLNTGSPITVPVGRATLGRIINVIGEAIDERGDIKTDHYLPIHREAPSFVEQATEQQILVTGIKVVDLLAPYQKGGKIGLFGGAGVGKTVLIMELINNVAKAHGGFSVFAGVGERTREGNDLYREMIESGVIKLGDKQGESKCALVYGQMNEPPGARARVGLTGLTVAEHFRDAEGQDVLLFIDNIFRFTQANSEVSALLGRIPSAVGYQPTLATDLGGLQERITTTKKGSITSVQAIYVPADDLTDPAPATTFAHLDATTVLSRQISELGIYPAVDPLDSTSRMLSPHILGEDHYNTARGVQKVLQNYKNLQDIIAILGMDELSEDDKLTVARARKIQRFLSQPFHVAEVFTGAPGKYVDLKESIQSFQGVLDGKYDDLSEQSFYMVGGIEEVIAKAEKIAKESAS, from the exons ATGGCTTCTCGAAGGTTCCTTTCCTCCATGCTCCGCTCATCCATACGTCACTCTTCCACAAAACCCTCACTCACAACCCATATCCACCGCCCCTCTCCGGCCGGCCACCTTCTCCACCGCGCCGTCAACTACGCCACCTCTGCCGCCGCAAAGGCGACGCCTGCACCTCAGAAAAAAACTCCTCCTCCGAAGATTAAGGAAACAGGCGGTAAGATCACCGATGAGTACACCGGCGCTGGTGCCATTGGGAGCGTATGTCAGGTGATCGGAGCTGTTGTGGATGTCCGGTTCGATGAAGGTCTGCCGCCAATTTTGACGGCGTTAGAAGTGATGGATAATGATATAAGGTTGGTGCTAGAGGTAGCTCAACATTTGGGAGAAAATATGGTTAGGACTATTGCTATGGATGGGACTGAAGGGCTTGTGCGTGGTCAAAGAGTCCTCAATACTGGCTCCCCTATTACT GTGCCTGTTGGCAGGGCTACACTTGGTCGAATTATAAATGTCATTGGAGAGGCCATTGATGAAAGGGGTGATATAA AAACGGATCATTATCTCCCGATTCACCGTGAAGCTCCATCTTTTGTTGAACAAGCAACTGAGCAACAGATCCTTGTGACTGGAATTAAG GTGGTGGATCTACTTGCTCCTTATCAAAAAGGTGGAAAGATTGGACTTTTTGGTGGTGCAGGTGTTGGAAAGACGGTGCTTATTATGGAGCTTATTAACAACGTTGCCAAGGCCCATG GTGGTTTCTCAGTGTTTGCTGGTGTTGGTGAACGTACTCGGGAGGGTAATGATTTGTACAGAGAAATGATTGAGAGTGGTGTTATTAAGCTTGGTGATAAGCAG GGTGAAAGCAAATGTGCTTTGGTATATGGTCAAATGAATGAACCTCCTGGTGCTCGTGCTCGTGTTGGGCTCACTGGGCTGACAGTTGCTGAACACTTCCGAGATGCTGAAGGGCAAGATGTGCTCCTTTTCATCGATAATATTTTTCGCTTCACTCAA GCCAACTCTGAGGTGTCTGCTTTGCTTGGTCGTATTCCCTCTGCTGTCGGTTACCAGCCAACTTTAGCTACAGATCTTGGGGGGCTTCAAGAGAGGATTACTACAACTAAGAAGGGGTCCATCACATCAGTCCAAGCTATCTATGTGCCTGCTGATGACTTGACTGATCCAGCCCCTGCTACCACCTTTGCTCACCTTGATGCTACAACCGTGTTATCTCGGCAG ATTTCTGAGCTTGGTATTTATCCTGCAGTGGATCCCTTAGATTCTACGTCCCGTATGCTTTCTCCTCATATCCTAGGTGAAGATCATTATAATACTGCGCGAGGTGTACAAAAGGTTCTCCAGAACTACAAGAATCTCCAGGATATTATCGCCATTCTGGGAATGGATGAACTGAGTGAAGATGACAAACTAACTGTTGCTCGTGCTCGTAAAATTCAGAGGTTCTTGAGCCAGCCTTTCCATGTTGCAGAAGTATTTACTGGTGCCCCTGGAAAGTATGTGGATTTGAAAGAGAGCATCCAAAGTTTTCAG GGTGTCCTGGACGGGAAATATGATGACCTATCAGAGCAATCGTTTTACATGGTTGGGGGTATAGAAGAAGTCATTGCTAAGGCTGAGAAGATTGCGAAGGAGTCAGCTAGTTGA
- the LOC107772374 gene encoding uncharacterized protein LOC107772374 isoform X1: MVQPIHTAIAQTQPQPHSLRLVMINTPLIQPPQSQPYVPPNLPSPYPRNTTLQPQNFPTQSLNGRFYQPTMSWNQDSPMGVMPHYLPYPQATQFPPPYYTQNAHIPPPPYHQTTYIPTLSHYQYNTNTQNHPQTQNNHTVPLPNISYTKYTKVEFPKFNGDDLRTRLYKVDPFFADEDITIQQKMKLVLLHFEEDALQWHLGYMRSRGPMPLPTWDEYLWALCDGFGAEYSDPMTELMNIKHTCSVKDYQKAFVSVMTRINLSTEYDINIFLNNLKPELSNVVKQLEWSAAAATTPQSTSPSFFPSRYSFGPYECKKCIFEAI; the protein is encoded by the exons ATGGTACAACCAATTCACACAGCTATAGCTCAGACTCAACCACAACCCCACTCCCTTCGCTTAGTCATGATAAACACACCTCTCATACAACCCCCTCAATCTCAACCTTATGTGCCTCCAAACCTACCTTCTCCTTACCCCAGAAACACTACACTCCAACCCCAAAACTTCCCAACTCAATCTCTTAATGGAAGGTTTTACCAACCCACAATGAGTTGGAACCAAGATTCACCTATGGGAGTAATGCCTCACTACCTTCCTTACCCCCAAGCCACACAGTTTCCTCCACCCTATTACACTCAAAATGCACACATACCTCCTCCTCCGTACCACCAGACCACCTATATACCAACCCTTTCGCATTATCAGTATAATACCAATACACAAAACCACCCCCAAACACAAAACAATCACACAGTTCCCTTGCCTAATATCTCCTATACTAAATACACTAAGGTTGAGTTCCCTAAGTTCAATGGGGATGACTTAAGAACAAGGTTGTATAAGGTGGATCCATTTTTTGCAGATGAAGATATTACCATTCAGCAAAAGATGAAATTAGTCTTACTACACTTTGAGGAAGATGCTTTACAGTGGCACTTAGGGTATATGAGGAGTAGAGGTCCTATGCCATTACCTACTTGGGATGAGTATTTGTGGGCTCTTTGTGACGGCTTTGGAGCTGAATATTCTGACCCCATGACTGAGTTAATGAACATTAAACATACATGTTCTGTAAAGGATTATCAGAAGGCTTTTGTGAGTGTGATGACAAGGATTAACCTCTCTACAGAATATGATATCAACATTTTTCTGAATAACCTAAAACCCGAGCTTAGCAATGTTGTTAAG CAGCTAGAGTGGTCGGCAGCGGCGGCAACAACTCCTCAGTCGACTTCTCCATCATTTTTtccttcgag GTACTCTTTTGGACCCTATGAGTGTAAGAAATGCATATTCGAAGCTATATGA
- the LOC107772374 gene encoding uncharacterized protein LOC107772374 isoform X2, translating to MVQPIHTAIAQTQPQPHSLRLVMINTPLIQPPQSQPYVPPNLPSPYPRNTTLQPQNFPTQSLNGRFYQPTMSWNQDSPMGVMPHYLPYPQATQFPPPYYTQNAHIPPPPYHQTTYIPTLSHYQYNTNTQNHPQTQNNHTVPLPNISYTKYTKVEFPKFNGDDLRTRLYKVDPFFADEDITIQQKMKLVLLHFEEDALQWHLGYMRSRGPMPLPTWDEYLWALCDGFGAEYSDPMTELMNIKHTCSVKDYQKAFVSVMTRINLSTEYDINIFLNNLKPELSNVVKQLEWSAAAATTPQSTSPSFFPSRFMCG from the exons ATGGTACAACCAATTCACACAGCTATAGCTCAGACTCAACCACAACCCCACTCCCTTCGCTTAGTCATGATAAACACACCTCTCATACAACCCCCTCAATCTCAACCTTATGTGCCTCCAAACCTACCTTCTCCTTACCCCAGAAACACTACACTCCAACCCCAAAACTTCCCAACTCAATCTCTTAATGGAAGGTTTTACCAACCCACAATGAGTTGGAACCAAGATTCACCTATGGGAGTAATGCCTCACTACCTTCCTTACCCCCAAGCCACACAGTTTCCTCCACCCTATTACACTCAAAATGCACACATACCTCCTCCTCCGTACCACCAGACCACCTATATACCAACCCTTTCGCATTATCAGTATAATACCAATACACAAAACCACCCCCAAACACAAAACAATCACACAGTTCCCTTGCCTAATATCTCCTATACTAAATACACTAAGGTTGAGTTCCCTAAGTTCAATGGGGATGACTTAAGAACAAGGTTGTATAAGGTGGATCCATTTTTTGCAGATGAAGATATTACCATTCAGCAAAAGATGAAATTAGTCTTACTACACTTTGAGGAAGATGCTTTACAGTGGCACTTAGGGTATATGAGGAGTAGAGGTCCTATGCCATTACCTACTTGGGATGAGTATTTGTGGGCTCTTTGTGACGGCTTTGGAGCTGAATATTCTGACCCCATGACTGAGTTAATGAACATTAAACATACATGTTCTGTAAAGGATTATCAGAAGGCTTTTGTGAGTGTGATGACAAGGATTAACCTCTCTACAGAATATGATATCAACATTTTTCTGAATAACCTAAAACCCGAGCTTAGCAATGTTGTTAAG CAGCTAGAGTGGTCGGCAGCGGCGGCAACAACTCCTCAGTCGACTTCTCCATCATTTTTtccttcgag gtttatgtgtggctag
- the LOC107772373 gene encoding loganic acid O-methyltransferase-like isoform X1, with translation MDNKYHMNGGDDLKSYAKNSEYQKQLLGYSKKVMNELIQQQLDVGLNPHFDHCNPFRIADFGCSTGRNTYLAAQNIIEAVEQKYKSNEEDPQVPEFLVFFNDLVQNDFNTLFNYIHSNKPNYFGAGVPGSFHGRVFPKAFLHIAHSSMALLYLSRIPEEVKDRNSAAWNKGRIHYSCSGAAKEVEAAYSTQFRKDIEAFLDARAEELIPGGLMVIITLGILDGVLPSECSMGVNFSILGSCLEDMAKMGIISEEKLDSFNLPYYYTSHMELETLIKAHGCFDIARFEKLPTPFRQVVHDIQTVVLSIRAVTEGLFEEHFGKDVIEELFQRYAEKVGSHPVLYDDKYRTEASYFVFLKRKTDTSKPGT, from the exons ATGGATAACAAATATCACATGAATGGCGGTGATGACCTTAAGAGCTATGCTAAGAATTCTGAATACCAG AAACAACTACTTGGATATTCAAAGAAAGTAATGAATGAGTTGATTCAGCAGCAACTTGATGTGGGATTAAACCCTCATTTTGATCATTGTAACCCATTTCGCATAGCAGATTTTGGGTGTTCTACTGGACGAAACACCTATCTTGCAGCTCAGAATATCATTGAAGCAGTGGAACAAAAGTATAAATCTAATGAAGAAGATCCTCAAGTACCAGAATTCCTTGTGTTCTTTAATGATTTAGTCCAAAACGATTTCAACACTCTCTTCAATTACATCCATAGCAACAAACCTAACTACTTCGGTGCTGGAGTCCCAG GTTCTTTCCATGGACGAGTATTTCCAAAGGCGTTCCTACATATTGCCCACAGTTCCATGGCGCTTCTATACTTGTCAAGAATTCCCGAGGAAGTCAAGGACAGAAACTCAGCAGCGTGGAACAAGGGGAGAATTCATTACAGTTGTAGTGGAGCAGCAAAAGAAGTAGAGGCGGCATATTCAACTCAGTTCAGAAAAGATATAGAAGCATTTTTGGATGCAAGAGCAGAAGAGCTGATTCCAGGAGGATTAATGGTGATTATAACTCTTGGAATTCTTGATGGGGTGCTTCCTTCTGAGTGTTCCATGGGAGTCAATTTCAGCATTCTTGGATCTTGCCTAGAGGATATGGCCAAAATG GGCATCATATCAGAGGAAAAGTTGGATTCGTTCAACCTCCCATACTATTACACATCACATATGGAACTGGAAACACTGATAAAGGCACATGGATGCTTTGACATCGCAAGGTTTGAGAAGCTACCAACTCCCTTCAGACAAGTAGTACACGATATCCAGACTGTAGTCTTATCTATACGAGCGGTAACAGAGGGACTATTTGAGGAACACTTTGGGAAAGACGTCATTGAGGAATTGTTTCAACGTTATGCTGAAAAAGTTGGTTCGCATCCGGTTTTGTACGATGATAAATATCGAACAGAGGCCAGCTACTTTGTGTTTCTCAAGCGCAAAACCGATACATCCAAACCAGGAACCTAG
- the LOC107772374 gene encoding uncharacterized protein LOC107772374 isoform X3, protein MASEMNEVMSALHKISTEMSSFTARQEQLEAAQEQSSKQQKESLNELREVLNEVIHEGKRPERDKKASQDEAARVVGSGGNNSSVDFSIIFSFEVYVWLVA, encoded by the exons ATGGCGAGTGAGATGAACGAGGTTATGAGCGCATTACACAAGATCTCTACTGAAATGTCCAGTTTTACAGCTCGACAAGAGCAACTGGAAGCTGCTCAAGAGCAGAGTAGCAAACAACAAAAGGAATCCTTGAATGAGCTGAGAGAGGTTCTCAATGAGGTCATCCATGAAGGTAAACGACCTGAGAGGGACAAGAAGGCATCGCAGGATGAGG CAGCTAGAGTGGTCGGCAGCGGCGGCAACAACTCCTCAGTCGACTTCTCCATCATTTTTtccttcgag gtttatgtgtggctagtggcttag